Proteins encoded by one window of Manihot esculenta cultivar AM560-2 chromosome 10, M.esculenta_v8, whole genome shotgun sequence:
- the LOC110624401 gene encoding transcription factor GTE7 yields MASAVLANRNEPNWTQPQPRGGAKFMGKVPYSNPNPKLSKKRQFQAAQPVINFNGPPAITQPAASDDASSINRRPASDFNGVGYVTFNIASYSKKELVELKNRLVEELEQIRQLKNRIDSSEFQVRSTSNFHNKKPIATTNSNKKILGNKRPFPAANFGFGAKDTKRLIHPEHGQLMKKCAQILSKLMKHKHAYIFNVPVDVEGMKLHDYFDIIKNPMDLGTVKSKLGKGLYDSPMDLAADVRLTFNNAMKYNPKGHEVYSLAEQLLSRFEEWYRPIRGKIGEDDQDLVDEHEQVQEVQASSWDHIPNRCEIDRVKKDQENITHAPKSDPIGKSMPPIGSNAQSTSQLPVRTPSPMRAPPVKPVKLPKPKAKDPNKREMSLEEKHKLGIGLQSLPQEKMEQVVQIIRKRNGHLRQEGDEIELDIEAVDTETLWELDRFVTNYKKMVSKIKRQALMGINNMSAASEGNKGALGNERMDVATEAKKPKKGDAGDEDVDIGDEMPMSSFPPVEIEKDNGHASSSSSSSSSSSDESSSSSDSDSGSSSGSDSEDAHS; encoded by the exons ATGGCGTCTGCAGTGTTAGCTAATCGTAACGAACCAAATTGGACGCAGCCACAGCCGAGAGGCGGTGCTAAATTCATGGGCAAAGTCCCTTACTCTAACCCTAACCCTAAATTGTCCAAAAAAAGGCAATTCCAAGCGGCTCAGCCTGTCATCAATTTCAATGGGCCACCAGCTATAACGCAACCAGCTGCATCAGACGATGCGTCTTCAATAAACAGGAGGCCGGCGAGTGATTTCAACGGTGTTGGATATGTGACGTTTAATATCGCGTCATATTCAAAGAAAGAACTGGTGGAGCTGAAGAATCGTTTGGTTGAGGAGCTGGAACAGATCCGGCAGCTGAAGAATCGAATCGATTCCTCTGAGTTCCAGGTCAGATCTACCTCCAATTTCCACAACAAGAAACCAATCGCCACGACCAACAGCAACAAGAAAATTTTGGGGAACAAGAGGCCGTTTCCAGCAGCGAATTTTGGATTTGGGGCCAAAGACACGAAGCGATTGATTCATCCGGAGCACGGCCAATTGATGAAAAAATGTGCCCAGATTTTGTCGAAATTGATGAAGCACAAGCATGCGTATATATTTAATGTGCCGGTGGATGTTGAGGGTATGAAGCTCCAtgattattttgatataatcaAGAATCCTATGGATTTGGGTACCGTCAAGTCTAAATTGGGGAAAGGTTTGTACGATTCTCCCATGGATTTGGCTGCTGATGTGAGATTGACCTTCAACAATGCCATGAAGTATAACCCTAAAGGTCACGAGGTGTATAGTCTTGCCGAGCAGCTTCTGTCCAGATTTGAGGAATGGTACCGACCCATTAGAGGAAAAATTGGTGAGGATGATCAGGATCTGGTGGATGAGCATGAGCAAGTTCAAGAAGTGCAAGCTAGTTCTTGGGATCACATACCCAATCGTTGTGAAATTGATAGAGTGAAGAAAGATCAGGAAAATATAACACATGCGCCTAAATCTGATCCAATTGGGAAATCAATGCCACCAATTGGGTCTAACGCTCAATCTACATCGCAGTTGCCTGTACGAACTCCTTCCCCAATGCGAGCGCCTCCAGTGAAGCCCGTTAAGCTACCTAAACCCAAGGCCAAAGATCCTAACAAGAGGGAGATGTCTCTTGAGGAGAAGCACAAGTTGGGGATTGGGCTTCAGAGTTTGCCTCAAGAGAAGATGGAGCAAGTGGTTCAGATAATAAGGAAGAGGAATGGGCATTTGAGGCAGGAGGGAGATGAGATTGAGCTAGACATTGAAGCTGTTGATACAGAGACTCTGTGGGAGCTCGATCGGTTTGTGACCAATTATAAGAAGATGGTTAGCAAGATAAAGCGTCAAGCATTGATGGGTATCAACAATATGTCTGCTGCTAGCGAAGGCAataag GGGGCACTTGGAAATGAGAGGATGGATGTTGCAACCGAggcaaagaagccaaagaaaggTGATGCAGGTGATGAGGATGTGGATATTGGGGATGAGATGCCAATGAGCAGTTTCCCTCCTGTGGAGATTGAGAAGGACAATGGCCATGCAAGTAGTAGTTCTAGCAGCTCGAGTAGCTCCAGTGATGAATCTTCCTCATCCAGTG ATTCTGATTCAGGAAGCTCTTCAGGGAGTGATTCTGAGGATGCACATTCGTAA